In a genomic window of Corvus hawaiiensis isolate bCorHaw1 chromosome Z, bCorHaw1.pri.cur, whole genome shotgun sequence:
- the LOC125319804 gene encoding heat shock factor protein 5-like translates to MKLWLLVNSPCVHSVRWDARGEGLLIDQGLFEQEVLGVGLVSAGEEELFKTKNFGSIVRQFNLYGFHKLTASPASSAAGSRPTAGGDTSYAHGPLHHFWNPDFRYHRPDLLVKIKRLTKANKEKLDAGLEVTSRLPDDFQHITGRGLAAAAHVPRRSRKDRTFPVAKLMCGHVFPLEKRDGVSWMSNKTERQGRPGGACQACKGRSRDIPAYHTVKEQKQNSLLDVCNRQGFLV, encoded by the exons atgaagctgtggctgctggtcAACAGCCCGTGCGTCCACTCGGTGCGCTGGGACGCCCGCGGCGAAGGGCTGCTGATCGACCAGGGGCTCTTcgagcaggaggtgctgggcGTGGGGCTCGTCTCCGCCGGGGAGGAGGAGCTCTTCAAAACCAAGAACTTCGGCAGCATCGTCCGCCAGTTCAACCTGTACGGGTTCCACAAGCTGACAGCGAGTCCGGCCAGCAGCGCGGCGGGGTCCCGGCCCACGGCGGGGGGCGATACCAGCTACGCTCATGGGCCCCTGCACCACTTCTGGAACCCGGACTTTCGCTACCACCGCCCCGACCTCCTGGTAAAGATCAAAAGACTGACCAAGGCCAACAAGGAGAAGCTGGACGCTGGCTTGGAGGTGACCAGCCGCCTGCCCGACGACTTCCAGCACATTACTGGACGGGGACTTGCTGCTGCCGCCCACGTCCCTCGGCGAAGCCGTAAGGATCG GACATTTCCAGTGGCCAAGCTGATGTGTGGTCATGTGTTCCCCCTGGAAAAGAGAGACGGTGTAAGTTGGATGAGCAACAAGACAGAAAGACAAGGGAGGCCAGGAGGAGCTTGTCAGGCTTGCAAAGGAAGAAGCAGGGACATACCTGCATACCACACTGTGAAGGAGCAGAAGCAAAACTCACTGCTGGATGTCTGTAACAGGCAAGGTTTCTTAGTTTAG
- the LOC125320279 gene encoding acrosin-like encodes MVYDYDPMAPDYGELHIVGGTAVQPGAWAGIVSIQDPWEPGTGHICGGSLISREWVLTAAHCFTNARNINMWRVVTGATQLTQLGPEVQVRQIKQLRVHEHYTPGEERNDIALLKLDQPVVCSRYVQLGCVPKATLNVLELKTCYIAGWGSTTTRAQRPNDILQEAKVHLIDVRLCNSSLWYAGAIHTQNLCAGYPEGGINPCQGDSGGPLVCKDNGAAYFWLVGVTSWGKGCARANQPGVYTSTQHFYDWILIQIDLQPDRRASRHFTTASTPTQKPRPIPTPLDRFRSCPFSLQKLVEFFTQVQELLQVLRRKLAREAG; translated from the exons ATGGTTTATGACTACGACCCCATGGCTCCAGACTACGGCGAATTGCACATCGTGGGTGGCACAGCTGTCCAGCCAGGGGCCTGGGCTGGGATTGTCAGCATCCAGGATCCCTGGGAACCAGGCACAGGGCATATCTGTGGAGGGTCCCTCATCAGCAGAGAGTGGGTCCTCACAGCCGCCCACTGCTTCACCAATGCCAG GAACATCAACATGTGGCGCGTGGTGACAGGGGCCACCCAGTTGACTCAGCTGGGCCCTGAGGTGCAAGTGCGCCAGATTAAGCAGCTACGGGTTCATGAACACTACACTCCTGGTGAGGAGAGGAACGACATTGCCCTGCTGAAATTGGACCAGCCAGTAGTGTGCAGCCGCTACGTACAGCTGGGCTGTGTACCCAAGGCCACACTGAATGTGTTGGAACTGAAAACCTGTTACATTGCTGGCTGGGGTTCCACCACTACAAGAG CTCAAAGACCAAATGACATCCTGCAGGAGGCCAAGGTCCACCTCATTGATGTCCGGCTTTGTAACAGCAGCCTCTGGTACGCAGGGGCCATCCACACTCAAAACTTGTGTGCTGGTTACCCAGAGGGTGGCATCAACCCCTGCCAG GGTGATAGCGGTGGTCCTCTGGTGTGCAAAGATAATGGTGCTGCCTACTTCTGGCTCGTTGGCGTGACCAGCTGGGGAAAAGGCTGTGCAAGAGCAAACCAGCCTGGAGTGTACACCTCCACTCAGCACTTCTATGACTGGATCCTGATCCAGATAGACCTGCAGCCAGATAGAAGGGCATCGAGACATTTTACAACCGCCTCAACCCCCACTCAGAAGCCAAGGCCAATACCAACACCATTGGACAGGTTTAGGTCCTGCCCATTTTCACTCCAGAAGCTGGTGGAATTTTTTACGCAGGTGCAGGAACTCCTTCAGGTCCTAAGAAGAAAACTGGCTAGAGAAGCAGGATGA